In Tolumonas lignilytica, the DNA window ATTAGGTTTAGCAAAGTTGAATCGAAGAAAGTTTATCGGTTAGCCTTCAATCTCGATCAGTACATCGCCCGGATTGACACGATCCCCTTTGGCTACATGCACGGCTTTCACCTTGCCGGAGATTGGCGCCATGATTTCAGTTTCCATCTTCATTGCTTCTGTTACCAGCAGTGGCTGACCTGCTTTTACGCTATCGCCTTCTTTCACCAGTACATCAACAATATTACCCGGCATGGCTGTGCTGACATCCCCTGGAGATGTAGCCTGTTTCCGTTTACCGCCAGAGGCTGAACCGACGTAATTATTGAGTGGTTCAAATACCACTTCTTCCGGCAAGCCATCAATGGACATGTAGAAATGGCGTTTGTTGTCACTCTTAATGCCAATCCCGGTGATATCAATGTGATAAGACTCGCCATGTACATCGATCACGAATTCAGTCGGCATTCCTTCTTTGGCAACGGTCTGTGCAGCCTGTGAGTCTGGTTGTGGCAGTAATACTTCCGGTGTCAGCGTTCCGTTTTCCCGATCCTGCAGGAATTTCCGACCGATATCCGGGAACATGGCAAAGGTCAGTACGTCTTCTTCTGATTTGGCCAATGCACCGATTTCTGCGGTCAATTTGGCCAGTTCTGGTTTCAGCAGGTCGGCAGGGCGGACATCAATGACTTCTTCATTACCAATCGCCTGACGTTGCAATGCGGCATTGACCGGTGCCGGAGATTTACCGTAGCGCCCCTGCAGGTACAGTTTCACTTCGTTGGTGATGGTTTTATAACGCTCACCTGCCAGCACGTTGAAGACTGCCTGTGTACCAACGATCTGAGAGGTTGGTGTCACCAGTGGCGGATAACCCAGATCTTTACGCACACGCGGAATTTCATCGAAGACTTCATTGATGCGACTCAGAGCACCTTGTTCTTTCAGTTGGTTAGCCAGATTGGAAACCATACCACCCGGCACCTGATTCACCTGAACGCGTGTATCGACACCTGTGAAATCACTTTCATACTGATGATATTTTTTACGGACCGCGTGGAAATACATGCCAATTTCCTGCAGCAATTCCAGATCCAGACCGGTGTCGTATTCAGTGCCACGTAATGCCGCCACCATGGATTCAGTCGCCGGGTGGCTGGTGCCCCAGGCCATGCTGGAAATCGCGGTATCGATGTTATCCGCGCCATTTTCTATGGCTTTAAGCTGACACATGCTCGCCACACCCGCAGTATCGTGCGAATGAACAAAAATCGGCAGATCAACCGCGGCTTTCAGTGCTTTCACCAGATCACCGGTGGCATAAGGGGTCAGCAATCCTGCCATGTCTTTTACGGCAATCGAATCGACACCCAGCGCAACCAGTTCATGAGCCTGAGCAACAAACGCATCAATGGTGTGAACCGGGCTGGTGGTATAGCAGATGGTTCCCTGTGCATGTTTGCCGGCTTTTTTAACGGCGCGAATGGCAGTCGCCAGATTGCGCACATCGTTCATGGCATCGAAGACACGGAAGACATCGATCCCGTTGTCAGCAGCTTTGGCAACAAAGGCTTCTACCACGTCATCACTGTAATGGCGATAGCCGAGCAGGTTCTGGCCGCGCAGTAACATTTGCAGACGGGTATTAGGCAGCGCCCGACGTAACTGACGCAGACGCTCCCACGGATCTTCTTTCAGAAAACGCACGCAAGCATCAAAGGTTGCGCCGCCCCAGACTTCCAGTGACCAGTAACCTACTTGATCCAGTTTGCTGCAGATCGGCAGCATATCTTCGGTACGCATACGCGTGGCCAGTAACGATTGGTGTGAATCGCGCAGAATGGTATCGGTGATGGTAATTTTTTTGCTCATGTTCAATTCTTCCTCGTTCGGAGTTCCGCTCTGAAATACTTATAGTCCGGCGTATGCCGCGATTGCCGTTGCAATAGCGAGAGCCAGTTGTTCCGGGCTGCGTTTTTCTGAATATTCAAGCAGTTCTGGATGGTTTTCCACAAAACTGGTATTGAACTCGCCGGTTCGGAATTCAGGATTACGCAAGATTTGTTGGTAGTAGGGGGTGGTTGTTTTCACACCATGCACCCGCATATCATCCAGCGCACGCAGACCTCGGGCTAATGCCTCTTCCCAGGTCAGTGCCCAGACCACCAGTTTCAGACACATCGAGTCGTAGTAAGGGGGGATCACATAACCGGTATAGATAGCGGTATCTGTGCGTACCCCCGGACCACCCGGTGCGTAGTAGCGGGTTATTTTGCCGAAGGAGGGGAAAAAATTGTTTTTCGGGTCTTCTGCATTGATACGGAATTGCAGTGCAAAACCCTGATGTCGGATGTCTTCCTGTTTAATTGATAACGCCAGACCGGAAGCAATACGGATCTGTTCACGTACGATGTCGATACCGGTAATTTCTTCGGTAATGGTATGTTCCACCTGCACACGGGTGTTCATTTCCATGAAATAAACTTCATCACCTGTCAGCAGGAATTCGACGGTCCCGGCATTTTCGTAACCGACCGCTTTTGCAGCCCGGACTGCCAGTTCACCGATGTAGGCGCGCTGTTCAGGGGTCAGTTGCGGGCTGGGGGCGATTTCGATCAATTTCTGGTTGCGGCGCTGAATTGAGCAATCCCGCTCGTATAAATGCACGGTGTTCCCAAAACTATCGGCAAGGATCTGCGCTTCAATGTGTTTGGGGTTAACGATACATTTTTCCAGAAACACTTCCGCAGAACCAAAAGCCTTGGTTGCTTCCGAAATAACACGCGGATAGGCCTGTTCCAACTCTTCGCGACTATTACAGCGGCGAATACCGCGACCACCGCCACCGGACGTGGCTTTCAGCATGATGGGATAGCCAATACGTTCAGCTTCGCTGATGGCCTGAGCCAAGTCAGCTAGATTGCCTTCTGTGCCCGGTGTGCATGGTACGCCGGCAGCGATCATGCTGCGGCGGGCTTCGGTTTTATCACCCATACGGCGAATAACTTCAGCACTCGGGCCAATAAATTTTACGCCATGTTCAGCACATAACTCGGCCAGTTGTGCATTCTCTGACAAGAAACCATAACCGGGATGCAGTGCATCACAACCAGTTTCTACGGCCAGACTGACCAAGCGTTGTGGGCTGAGATAACCCGCCAGCGGATCTGCACCCAGAGGGTATGCCTCATCGGCTCGTTTGACATGGAGAGCATGACGATCTGCATCTGAGTAGACGGCAACTGAGCGAATACCTAATTCGGAACAAGCACGAACGATGCGGACGGCGATTTCACCCCGGTTGGCAATCAGAATTTTTTTGATCACGAAAACTGCCTCCTTGACTGTTCATTAATGAACGATTCCTAAACATCTTAACCCTACGTCGAATCAGGAATTAATTTAAATTAATTCTTATTGTGTTTACTATAAGTAATTACTTATTCATCTGGAGGGGAGATGCGAAACTCATTGATGCGTATCACATTACGGCAATTACAAGTGTTTCGTGCTGTTTGTGAGCAACT includes these proteins:
- the oadA gene encoding sodium-extruding oxaloacetate decarboxylase subunit alpha, giving the protein MSKKITITDTILRDSHQSLLATRMRTEDMLPICSKLDQVGYWSLEVWGGATFDACVRFLKEDPWERLRQLRRALPNTRLQMLLRGQNLLGYRHYSDDVVEAFVAKAADNGIDVFRVFDAMNDVRNLATAIRAVKKAGKHAQGTICYTTSPVHTIDAFVAQAHELVALGVDSIAVKDMAGLLTPYATGDLVKALKAAVDLPIFVHSHDTAGVASMCQLKAIENGADNIDTAISSMAWGTSHPATESMVAALRGTEYDTGLDLELLQEIGMYFHAVRKKYHQYESDFTGVDTRVQVNQVPGGMVSNLANQLKEQGALSRINEVFDEIPRVRKDLGYPPLVTPTSQIVGTQAVFNVLAGERYKTITNEVKLYLQGRYGKSPAPVNAALQRQAIGNEEVIDVRPADLLKPELAKLTAEIGALAKSEEDVLTFAMFPDIGRKFLQDRENGTLTPEVLLPQPDSQAAQTVAKEGMPTEFVIDVHGESYHIDITGIGIKSDNKRHFYMSIDGLPEEVVFEPLNNYVGSASGGKRKQATSPGDVSTAMPGNIVDVLVKEGDSVKAGQPLLVTEAMKMETEIMAPISGKVKAVHVAKGDRVNPGDVLIEIEG
- a CDS encoding acetyl-CoA carboxylase biotin carboxylase subunit, yielding MIKKILIANRGEIAVRIVRACSELGIRSVAVYSDADRHALHVKRADEAYPLGADPLAGYLSPQRLVSLAVETGCDALHPGYGFLSENAQLAELCAEHGVKFIGPSAEVIRRMGDKTEARRSMIAAGVPCTPGTEGNLADLAQAISEAERIGYPIMLKATSGGGGRGIRRCNSREELEQAYPRVISEATKAFGSAEVFLEKCIVNPKHIEAQILADSFGNTVHLYERDCSIQRRNQKLIEIAPSPQLTPEQRAYIGELAVRAAKAVGYENAGTVEFLLTGDEVYFMEMNTRVQVEHTITEEITGIDIVREQIRIASGLALSIKQEDIRHQGFALQFRINAEDPKNNFFPSFGKITRYYAPGGPGVRTDTAIYTGYVIPPYYDSMCLKLVVWALTWEEALARGLRALDDMRVHGVKTTTPYYQQILRNPEFRTGEFNTSFVENHPELLEYSEKRSPEQLALAIATAIAAYAGL